A window of the Leucothrix mucor DSM 2157 genome harbors these coding sequences:
- the rng gene encoding ribonuclease G codes for MSAEILINVTPQECRVALTDNGALEEILVERNAHQGIVGNIYNGRVSRVLPGMEAAFIDIGLGKAAFLHASDLSFRNKDLLSGDSPDEDLAPRKINQILQEGSQVMVQVVKEPLGTKGARLTTYATIPSRYLVLMPDTSTIGVSSKIESDAERQRLKQLVIQIREEEGHQFGFIVRTVAEGITEAALRSDMRFLHRVWNKVQQRASQSKTIAQLYSDLPLAKRILRDVVSEDIKKILVDSRETVLALTEFCHTYIPELETKIEHYPGERPIFDLHGVEDDIQKALKRKVQLKSGGYLIIDQTEAMTTIDVNTGGYVGHRNLEETIFKTNLEAAQGIAKQVRLRNLGGIIILDFIDMQTEDHKAQVISAMERLLVKDPAKTAVSGVSSLGLVEMTRKRTRESLLQTLCEPCEMCEGRGFVKTAVTVCYEIFREISREARQFDAKELLVLASQEVVDLFLDEESESLAELQEFIGKPIRFQVEALYTQEQFDVVLI; via the coding sequence TTGAGTGCAGAAATACTAATTAATGTTACCCCGCAGGAATGTCGGGTAGCTTTGACCGATAATGGCGCGCTGGAAGAGATACTGGTTGAGCGCAATGCGCACCAAGGTATTGTCGGCAATATTTATAACGGTCGGGTGAGTCGGGTGCTCCCCGGCATGGAAGCCGCATTTATCGACATTGGTCTCGGTAAGGCGGCTTTTTTACATGCCTCAGACCTCTCGTTTCGCAATAAAGATTTGCTTAGTGGCGACTCGCCAGATGAAGATTTAGCCCCGCGTAAGATCAATCAGATTTTGCAGGAAGGCAGCCAGGTAATGGTGCAAGTGGTGAAAGAGCCGCTGGGCACTAAAGGTGCTCGTCTAACCACTTATGCCACCATTCCCTCTCGCTATCTGGTCTTGATGCCGGATACTTCAACCATTGGTGTTTCCAGCAAAATTGAATCAGACGCTGAGCGTCAGCGCTTAAAGCAGTTAGTGATTCAAATTCGTGAAGAAGAAGGCCATCAGTTTGGCTTTATTGTGCGCACCGTGGCAGAAGGCATTACCGAGGCCGCTTTGCGCTCAGATATGCGCTTTTTGCATCGTGTCTGGAACAAAGTACAGCAGCGTGCCAGCCAATCCAAAACCATCGCTCAACTGTATTCCGATTTGCCGCTAGCCAAGCGCATTTTGCGGGATGTGGTGAGTGAGGATATTAAGAAGATCCTAGTGGACTCGCGAGAAACTGTGCTGGCACTGACTGAGTTTTGCCACACCTATATCCCAGAGCTGGAAACTAAGATTGAGCATTACCCCGGTGAGCGCCCGATTTTTGATCTCCACGGCGTTGAGGATGACATTCAAAAAGCCCTTAAGCGCAAAGTGCAGCTTAAATCCGGTGGCTACCTGATCATTGACCAGACCGAAGCGATGACCACCATTGATGTGAATACCGGCGGCTATGTCGGACATCGCAATCTGGAAGAAACGATTTTCAAAACCAATCTGGAAGCGGCGCAAGGCATCGCTAAACAAGTGCGCTTGCGTAATCTTGGCGGCATTATCATTCTCGACTTTATTGATATGCAGACCGAAGATCACAAAGCGCAGGTGATTAGCGCAATGGAGCGTCTGCTAGTTAAAGACCCTGCGAAAACGGCAGTCAGTGGCGTGTCGTCATTGGGCTTGGTAGAAATGACCCGCAAACGCACCCGCGAAAGCTTGCTGCAAACTTTGTGCGAGCCTTGCGAGATGTGCGAAGGGCGTGGCTTTGTAAAAACGGCGGTCACAGTCTGCTATGAAATCTTCCGTGAAATCTCGCGGGAGGCGCGCCAGTTTGATGCTAAAGAGTTATTAGTGCTGGCCTCTCAGGAAGTGGTGGATTTGTTTCTGGATGAAGAGTCCGAGAGTTTGGCCGAGTTGCAGGAATTTATTGGCAAACCCATTCGCTTTCAGGTTGAGGCACTTTACACACAAGAACAGTTTGATGTTGTGCTGATCTGA
- a CDS encoding Maf family protein, producing the protein MNQPISELILASASPRRSELLNQIAVSHRIHPVDIDETPREGESVTDLVMRLAAEKAWQGAAETGGDLPVLGSDTVGLLNGNVLLKPVDFVDAERMLMEMSGNWHEIHTSVAVVYQQCCFQQTCISRVKFRTLDPAEIVAYWQTGEPQDKAGAYAIQGRAAIFIEQIQGSYSGIMGLPLFETAQLLERAGLSCLSGNSGLEKPSITE; encoded by the coding sequence ATGAACCAACCCATCTCAGAGTTGATTCTGGCATCCGCATCGCCACGGCGTAGTGAGTTGCTTAATCAGATTGCAGTGTCACATCGTATTCACCCCGTGGATATCGATGAAACGCCCCGTGAGGGCGAATCCGTTACCGACTTGGTTATGCGCCTCGCTGCTGAAAAAGCGTGGCAAGGCGCAGCTGAAACCGGAGGCGACTTGCCGGTTTTAGGCTCCGACACGGTTGGCTTGCTCAATGGCAACGTGCTATTAAAACCCGTTGATTTTGTCGATGCTGAGCGCATGCTGATGGAGATGTCAGGCAACTGGCATGAGATTCACACCTCAGTTGCAGTTGTATATCAGCAATGCTGCTTTCAGCAAACCTGCATTAGTCGGGTAAAATTTCGCACACTCGATCCGGCTGAAATCGTCGCTTACTGGCAGACCGGTGAGCCACAAGACAAAGCCGGCGCCTACGCCATTCAGGGGCGGGCAGCTATTTTCATCGAACAGATTCAAGGCTCCTATTCCGGCATCATGGGCTTGCCTCTGTTTGAGACGGCACAATTATTAGAGCGAGCTGGTCTGTCGTGCTTAAGCGGCAATTCAGGACTGGAGAAACCCTCAATTACAGAATAA
- the rlmH gene encoding 23S rRNA (pseudouridine(1915)-N(3))-methyltransferase RlmH, translating into MNIHLLAVGNRMPAWVKAGYEEYAQRMPPHCRLILKEIAPEKRGKNVNTGDIQHREADKIMQAMPAGCRVVALDGRGKIWSTEKLAERLQDWMMQGPDIALIIGGPDGLTQELIKRVDEHWSLSNLTFPHPMVRVIVAEQLYRAFTITENHPYHRAG; encoded by the coding sequence ATGAATATTCACCTGCTGGCTGTAGGGAATCGCATGCCTGCCTGGGTTAAAGCCGGGTACGAAGAGTATGCGCAGCGCATGCCGCCGCATTGCCGTTTAATATTAAAAGAAATTGCGCCTGAAAAACGCGGTAAAAATGTTAACACCGGCGATATTCAGCACCGCGAAGCGGATAAGATCATGCAGGCGATGCCAGCCGGTTGCCGGGTTGTGGCGCTGGATGGCCGCGGTAAAATCTGGAGCACCGAAAAGCTGGCAGAGCGTTTGCAGGACTGGATGATGCAAGGTCCGGACATTGCCTTGATCATCGGCGGGCCTGACGGCTTAACGCAGGAACTCATAAAGCGGGTTGATGAGCATTGGTCATTGTCAAATTTGACCTTTCCCCATCCGATGGTTAGGGTGATTGTGGCAGAGCAGTTATATCGCGCCTTTACGATTACCGAAAACCACCCCTATCACCGGGCAGGATAA
- the rsfS gene encoding ribosome silencing factor: MELDQLVALTSEALDDMKATDIHVIDIRGKSSMTDFIILACGTSTRHVKSLANSVKVRVKEAGIEPLGSEGEAEGEWVLVDLNDVIVHVMLPDVRDFYKLEKIWEPTPASEKTQA, encoded by the coding sequence ATGGAATTAGATCAATTAGTAGCGTTAACGAGCGAAGCACTAGACGACATGAAAGCGACAGATATTCATGTTATCGACATTCGCGGCAAATCATCAATGACCGACTTCATCATTTTGGCTTGTGGTACCTCCACACGTCATGTGAAATCACTGGCTAACAGTGTAAAAGTTCGCGTTAAAGAAGCCGGTATCGAGCCTTTAGGCTCTGAAGGTGAAGCAGAAGGTGAGTGGGTATTGGTAGATTTAAATGATGTGATTGTTCACGTTATGCTGCCAGACGTTCGCGACTTCTACAAGCTGGAGAAAATCTGGGAGCCAACACCGGCTTCAGAGAAGACCCAAGCTTAA
- the nadD gene encoding nicotinate-nucleotide adenylyltransferase produces MIGVRGGTFDPIHTAHLRATQEVAEALSLSQVRFIPGKLPPHRSQPDATADQRLAMVELAIASNERFIADDRELRREGYSYTVDTLRSLRHELGESEPLVLILGLDAFQGFTSWHEWEAITTLAHLAVTSRPDYTAQPLQAWAQAMQTDNAEELRNSPASKLFFTDTTALAISATDIRHQQQEQRSIRYLLPDAVYDYIQHQNLYRK; encoded by the coding sequence ATGATTGGTGTGCGTGGAGGCACCTTCGACCCGATTCATACTGCGCACTTGCGGGCAACGCAAGAAGTGGCCGAGGCTTTATCCCTAAGCCAAGTGCGCTTTATTCCCGGAAAACTCCCACCGCACCGGTCGCAACCGGATGCCACGGCTGACCAGCGTTTAGCCATGGTAGAGTTAGCCATTGCCAGCAATGAGCGCTTTATCGCAGATGACCGCGAACTGCGGCGCGAGGGTTACTCCTACACGGTTGATACCTTGCGATCACTGCGCCATGAGCTTGGAGAAAGCGAGCCGCTGGTATTGATTTTGGGTTTGGATGCCTTTCAGGGATTTACCAGCTGGCATGAGTGGGAAGCAATAACAACGCTCGCACATCTGGCAGTTACCAGCCGACCAGACTATACTGCGCAACCTTTGCAAGCTTGGGCACAAGCTATGCAGACCGATAATGCCGAAGAATTGCGCAATAGTCCGGCCAGTAAGCTGTTTTTTACAGACACCACCGCATTAGCTATTTCGGCAACCGATATTAGACATCAGCAGCAGGAGCAACGAAGTATTCGTTATTTACTCCCCGATGCGGTGTATGATTATATTCAGCATCAAAACTTATATAGAAAGTAA
- a CDS encoding glutamate-5-semialdehyde dehydrogenase: MNHASIAEYMQQVGQNARRASTVLAAAEAAVKNKALLVIADLLEEKGDYLKAENAKDLEAGAAKGLDAALLDRLALTDANIATMAEGIRQIAALADPAGEISDMAYRPSGIQIGRMRVPLGVIGIIYESRPNVTADAAALCLKSGNATILRGGSEAIHSNKAIAECIQQGLQVADLPGECVQVIETTDREAVGELLRLKESVDVIIPRGGKSLIERVSKDSLIPVIKHLDGICHVFIDEQADEEKAIRIALNSKTHRYGTCNTMETLLVAAPIAESILPKLAAAYAEHNVELRGCDRSRDILPNCVVATEADWNTEYLAPILAIRVVDDMDAAIVHINTYSSQHTDSIVTENYTKARRFLREVDSASVMVNASTRFADGFEYGLGAEIGISTDKLHARGPVGLEGLTSLKYIVLGDGHIRQ, from the coding sequence ATGAATCACGCAAGCATTGCCGAATACATGCAGCAAGTTGGCCAAAACGCCCGCCGTGCCTCAACCGTTCTGGCGGCTGCCGAAGCCGCTGTAAAAAACAAAGCACTGTTGGTGATCGCCGACTTGTTAGAAGAAAAAGGCGATTATCTTAAAGCTGAAAATGCCAAAGATCTGGAAGCGGGTGCCGCTAAAGGATTGGACGCTGCGCTGTTAGATCGTCTGGCATTAACCGATGCAAACATTGCAACCATGGCTGAAGGTATTCGCCAGATTGCGGCATTGGCAGACCCTGCCGGTGAAATTTCAGATATGGCTTACCGCCCGAGCGGAATCCAGATTGGGCGTATGCGTGTGCCCTTGGGTGTTATTGGCATCATTTATGAATCCCGCCCGAATGTAACGGCCGATGCCGCAGCGTTATGCTTAAAATCAGGTAATGCGACGATTCTGCGTGGTGGTTCCGAAGCGATTCATTCTAATAAAGCGATTGCCGAATGTATTCAGCAGGGTCTGCAAGTGGCTGACCTTCCAGGTGAATGCGTACAAGTTATTGAAACCACTGACCGTGAAGCCGTTGGTGAGTTGCTACGCTTAAAAGAGAGCGTGGATGTAATTATCCCTCGCGGTGGCAAAAGCCTGATTGAGCGGGTTAGCAAAGACTCGCTGATTCCAGTGATCAAGCATTTGGATGGTATTTGCCATGTGTTTATCGATGAGCAAGCCGATGAAGAAAAAGCGATTCGCATCGCGCTGAACTCCAAAACACACCGTTATGGTACTTGTAATACCATGGAAACCTTATTGGTCGCTGCACCGATTGCTGAATCCATTTTGCCTAAACTGGCAGCCGCTTATGCTGAGCATAATGTGGAATTGCGCGGCTGTGACCGTAGCCGAGACATTCTTCCAAATTGTGTAGTCGCAACCGAAGCGGATTGGAATACGGAATACCTAGCCCCAATCTTAGCGATTCGCGTGGTGGATGATATGGATGCTGCGATTGTGCACATCAATACCTACAGCTCGCAGCATACCGACAGTATCGTTACTGAAAACTACACCAAAGCCCGTCGCTTCTTACGTGAAGTCGACTCTGCTTCGGTGATGGTAAATGCCTCAACCCGCTTTGCCGATGGCTTTGAATATGGCTTGGGCGCAGAGATTGGTATTAGTACTGATAAGCTGCATGCCCGTGGGCCAGTTGGTTTAGAAGGGCTGACTTCATTGAAATATATCGTGCTGGGTGATGGCCACATTCGCCAATGA
- the arfB gene encoding alternative ribosome rescue aminoacyl-tRNA hydrolase ArfB has product MLMIKPYIELADWEIELTAIRAQGPGGQNVNKVSSAIHLRFDSQHSTLPPFYKECLMKYTDHRITKDGVVIIKAQQHRTQEQNREDALERLKQLILSAVVQPKKRRPTKPSRNSQKKRMDKKTQHGKTKVLRRKPID; this is encoded by the coding sequence ATGTTAATGATTAAACCCTATATCGAGTTAGCTGACTGGGAGATAGAACTCACCGCGATTCGTGCGCAGGGGCCGGGTGGTCAAAACGTCAATAAAGTGTCGTCGGCCATTCATTTACGCTTTGATAGTCAGCACTCAACACTGCCGCCGTTCTACAAAGAGTGTTTGATGAAATACACCGATCACCGAATTACCAAAGACGGTGTGGTGATCATAAAAGCGCAGCAGCACCGTACTCAGGAACAGAACCGGGAAGATGCCTTAGAACGCCTCAAACAGCTGATTTTAAGTGCTGTCGTACAGCCAAAGAAACGTCGTCCCACCAAGCCATCACGCAACTCCCAAAAAAAGCGGATGGATAAGAAAACGCAGCATGGTAAAACCAAGGTGCTGCGCCGCAAACCCATCGATTAG
- the holA gene encoding DNA polymerase III subunit delta, which translates to MNIDQLMRMLGENKPLSPVYLLSGDEPLQIMEASDAVRAVARKQGFEEREILRVEAGFDWTALGQSADALSLFSQRKVLDLRLEKQSPGKVGSKALIEYVQRIPDDKVLLITCGRLDARQKNSAWVKALDKAGVFVQVWDFSLAQTLGWVAKRMRAQGMQPTQEAVRLLTERVEGNLLAAAQEIDKLKLLHGDGAINEEQVLAAVSDSSRFTIFDLSTAVTQGDSRRIQHVLYHLRQEGTATPLVLWVLNDLVSQLSDACYELRQTGSEQQALSKIPRPRQKTLQPAMRRLQSADWPLILQKTINVDRLIKGLSIVANKGEARVWVELLNLSLLLAGTRVVAA; encoded by the coding sequence GTGAATATTGATCAGCTAATGCGAATGCTGGGTGAGAACAAGCCCTTAAGCCCTGTATACCTGTTAAGTGGTGATGAGCCGCTACAAATCATGGAAGCCTCCGATGCTGTGCGCGCGGTTGCTCGCAAGCAAGGCTTTGAAGAGCGTGAAATCCTACGGGTGGAAGCGGGCTTTGATTGGACGGCTTTGGGGCAATCCGCTGATGCGCTCTCTTTATTTAGCCAACGCAAAGTGTTGGATTTACGCCTAGAAAAGCAATCTCCCGGAAAAGTAGGCAGCAAGGCGCTGATCGAATATGTGCAGCGCATTCCTGATGATAAAGTGTTACTAATTACCTGCGGCCGGCTTGATGCTCGGCAGAAAAACAGTGCATGGGTCAAAGCCTTAGATAAGGCGGGCGTATTTGTGCAAGTTTGGGATTTCTCGCTGGCGCAGACGCTGGGCTGGGTCGCCAAACGCATGCGTGCTCAAGGCATGCAACCGACTCAGGAAGCCGTTCGCTTACTGACTGAGCGGGTAGAAGGGAATCTGCTGGCGGCCGCTCAGGAAATCGATAAGCTTAAATTGCTACATGGCGATGGTGCAATTAATGAAGAGCAGGTATTGGCTGCGGTAAGTGATAGCTCGCGGTTTACCATTTTCGATTTGTCTACCGCCGTTACGCAGGGCGATTCCCGACGCATTCAGCATGTGCTGTATCATTTACGTCAAGAAGGCACGGCTACGCCGCTAGTGCTGTGGGTGTTAAATGATCTGGTCAGTCAGCTATCCGATGCGTGCTATGAATTGCGTCAAACGGGTAGCGAGCAACAAGCATTGAGCAAAATTCCGCGCCCCCGACAAAAAACCTTACAGCCTGCGATGCGCCGCCTGCAATCAGCGGATTGGCCATTGATCTTGCAGAAAACCATTAATGTGGATCGCTTGATTAAAGGTTTGAGCATTGTCGCGAATAAGGGTGAAGCCAGAGTTTGGGTTGAGCTGCTAAACCTGAGCTTATTGCTGGCAGGTACCAGAGTTGTGGCGGCCTAA
- a CDS encoding RnfH family protein codes for MPKQIPIELVYALPDRQTLLSFEVEEGTTLEQAILLSDVQDHHPELDLSTVKFGIFGKITPKTHVMRERDRIELYRPLIADPKEVRKQRAAAGKAMKKGGDESGSAGT; via the coding sequence ATGCCTAAGCAGATTCCAATCGAATTGGTGTATGCCTTGCCCGACCGTCAAACGCTGCTGAGCTTTGAGGTGGAGGAGGGTACCACATTAGAACAAGCCATATTGTTATCAGATGTTCAGGATCACCATCCTGAGCTGGATTTAAGCACGGTCAAGTTCGGCATCTTCGGCAAAATCACCCCCAAAACCCATGTAATGCGCGAACGAGATCGTATCGAGCTCTATCGACCGTTGATCGCTGACCCTAAAGAAGTGCGTAAGCAACGTGCCGCAGCAGGTAAAGCGATGAAAAAAGGTGGTGATGAGTCGGGAAGTGCTGGCACGTGA
- a CDS encoding type II toxin-antitoxin system RatA family toxin, translating to MPSINRSALVPFSAQQMYQLVDDISAYPEFLPWCGGAEEHKRDENQVQASVTIQKGAINKSFTTQNRLHKPNLIELQLLDGPFKTLKGFWRFDALSEQACKVTFDLDFEFSNKLVSLAIGPIFNQVANTFVDSFVERAKVVYA from the coding sequence ATGCCCAGTATTAACCGCAGCGCACTGGTTCCATTCAGTGCACAGCAAATGTACCAACTGGTTGATGATATATCTGCTTACCCCGAGTTTCTACCCTGGTGTGGTGGTGCAGAAGAACATAAGCGTGATGAAAACCAGGTTCAAGCCTCGGTCACCATCCAAAAAGGCGCTATTAATAAGTCATTTACCACTCAAAACCGCTTACATAAACCCAATCTTATCGAGCTACAATTATTAGACGGCCCGTTTAAAACCCTCAAAGGTTTCTGGCGTTTTGACGCCTTGTCGGAGCAGGCCTGCAAAGTAACCTTCGATTTGGACTTCGAGTTTTCAAATAAGTTGGTGAGTCTTGCTATCGGCCCAATATTTAATCAGGTTGCCAATACCTTTGTCGATTCTTTTGTTGAGCGGGCGAAAGTCGTTTATGCCTAA
- the smpB gene encoding SsrA-binding protein SmpB, protein MAKKQKKKGHGGLTIATNKVARHEYFIEDTNEAGVVLEGWEVKSLREGKVQLKESYVFMKNGEAWLNNAHISPLSTVSTHITANPLRSRKLLLHVEELVRLAAAVDRKGYTVVPLTMYWKNNRVKLEIGLGKGKQLHDKRAVSKEKDWNRDKQRTLKNA, encoded by the coding sequence ATGGCTAAGAAGCAAAAGAAAAAAGGGCACGGTGGTTTAACAATCGCAACAAACAAGGTTGCCCGTCACGAGTACTTTATTGAAGATACTAACGAAGCGGGAGTCGTGCTGGAAGGCTGGGAAGTCAAAAGCCTTCGCGAGGGAAAAGTGCAGCTCAAAGAAAGTTATGTGTTCATGAAAAATGGCGAAGCATGGCTTAACAATGCACACATCTCACCACTCAGTACAGTCTCAACCCACATTACTGCAAACCCGTTACGCTCTCGCAAATTACTATTGCACGTTGAAGAGCTAGTACGCTTGGCAGCGGCGGTTGACCGTAAAGGTTATACTGTTGTGCCACTGACCATGTACTGGAAAAACAATCGGGTAAAACTAGAAATAGGCCTTGGTAAAGGTAAGCAGCTGCATGATAAGCGGGCCGTCTCGAAAGAGAAGGATTGGAATCGCGATAAACAACGCACGCTTAAAAACGCCTGA